A single genomic interval of Rosistilla ulvae harbors:
- a CDS encoding dockerin type I domain-containing protein has product MNFSSRSGSQNRIRRTSLHQRRRLGAERLECRRLLAVAEGTAYEFSTQIDASALVGSVDGSVQWGDGSTSAATVSSINTNGPLTAVIRYDYDTRGFFTTERRALLQAAVDAMVERLTDSLSAITPGSSDNWTATFANPSDRTKQVSLNNLSVKANELIIYAGAQPLPGSQLGEGSFGGYSASGTQSFLNSVSTRGQSGAAGSNPTDFGPWGGSITFDSEITDWYFDRDIDGIQPGEVDFVSVAMHEVAHLLGFGTSQSWNQLVSGSGFTGAKSRAAYDGSGNVPLNGGHWDATITDGGQATLLDPSLSRGTRTYPTALDWAGLDDLGWTLANRQVTVSGSHIYADNATYDVNVVLNGSRIGELSKSLSASVTNVNPTLEVSENLTATVGQSISIADLGQISDPGFRNAANKTDETFSYSIDWGDSSALDSGDATIDRVGNSSRTTLASFDANHTYTSNGTKTVRVTVTDDDGGNATQNFQIVVGLPPALLLTVNRSSINENAGSGAAELTVSRGAASTTTAQTVSLSSSDLSEASIATSVTIPAGQTSVVVPVTAIDDNLLDGDQIVRFVASASGFDDSEVGLAVKDVESIIASLNVSEIAEDELAAGMALTVRRSNTDTQTSMIVQVAGDPSGSLGIGSTVTIPAGQQQVVIPLAGEDDTLQQGPRTFELSFTADAYLSGAAELLIRDDEPAFYQNPDNPLDVNGDTFITPIDALRILNSLNLNGGSRRLDPVTEPLGTSFFDTNGDYQLTPLDALIVINAIGRQATGEAALTAEKRDEELWAVDIDWLLDLENRDL; this is encoded by the coding sequence TTGAATTTTTCATCACGCTCGGGATCGCAGAATCGAATTCGTCGTACATCGCTGCATCAGCGGCGGCGTTTGGGGGCGGAGCGGTTGGAATGTCGCCGTCTGTTGGCGGTTGCCGAAGGGACGGCCTACGAATTCAGCACTCAGATCGACGCTTCGGCGCTTGTCGGTTCGGTCGATGGATCGGTCCAGTGGGGCGATGGCAGCACGTCGGCCGCAACGGTTTCATCGATCAACACCAACGGTCCGTTGACCGCGGTGATCCGGTACGATTACGACACGCGCGGTTTCTTCACGACCGAGCGACGAGCGCTGCTGCAAGCCGCCGTCGATGCGATGGTCGAACGGTTGACCGATTCGCTTTCGGCGATCACTCCCGGTTCGAGCGACAACTGGACGGCGACGTTTGCCAATCCATCGGATCGCACCAAGCAGGTATCGCTCAATAACCTGAGCGTCAAAGCAAACGAGTTGATTATCTACGCCGGCGCTCAGCCGCTGCCGGGTTCGCAATTGGGGGAAGGTTCGTTTGGCGGGTATAGCGCGTCGGGGACGCAGAGCTTTCTAAATAGTGTTTCGACGCGAGGTCAGTCGGGCGCCGCGGGGAGCAACCCGACCGACTTCGGCCCTTGGGGCGGTTCGATCACTTTCGACAGCGAGATCACCGACTGGTATTTCGACCGTGACATCGACGGAATTCAGCCGGGCGAAGTTGATTTCGTCTCGGTGGCGATGCATGAAGTCGCGCACCTTTTAGGATTTGGCACGTCGCAAAGCTGGAACCAGTTGGTTTCGGGAAGTGGCTTTACCGGTGCGAAGTCGCGAGCCGCCTACGACGGCAGCGGTAACGTGCCTCTCAACGGTGGTCATTGGGATGCAACGATTACCGATGGAGGCCAGGCGACGCTGTTGGATCCGAGCCTTTCCCGCGGCACGCGAACCTATCCGACGGCGCTCGATTGGGCGGGACTGGATGATCTCGGCTGGACGTTGGCCAATCGTCAGGTCACCGTCAGCGGCAGCCACATATATGCTGACAACGCCACGTATGATGTGAACGTTGTGCTCAACGGCAGCCGCATCGGTGAGCTCTCCAAATCGCTATCGGCTTCGGTGACCAACGTAAACCCGACGCTTGAGGTCAGTGAAAATCTGACGGCGACGGTGGGGCAATCGATCTCGATTGCGGATCTTGGGCAGATCAGCGATCCCGGGTTCCGCAACGCCGCCAACAAGACCGATGAAACGTTCAGCTACAGCATCGATTGGGGCGACAGTTCGGCGCTCGACAGCGGCGATGCGACGATCGACCGCGTGGGCAATTCCTCGCGGACCACGTTGGCCTCTTTTGACGCCAACCACACCTACACCTCCAACGGCACGAAAACAGTTCGTGTTACCGTCACCGATGACGATGGCGGCAACGCGACGCAAAATTTTCAGATCGTCGTCGGCCTTCCCCCTGCCCTGTTGTTGACGGTGAATCGAAGTTCGATCAACGAAAACGCCGGGAGCGGCGCGGCGGAATTGACGGTTTCTCGCGGTGCGGCGTCGACAACGACAGCGCAAACCGTTTCGCTGTCCAGTTCGGATCTTTCCGAAGCGAGTATAGCAACCTCGGTCACGATTCCCGCCGGACAGACGAGCGTGGTGGTTCCCGTCACGGCGATCGACGACAACCTGCTCGATGGAGACCAAATCGTTCGGTTCGTCGCCTCGGCCAGCGGATTCGACGATAGCGAGGTTGGTTTGGCAGTGAAGGATGTCGAATCGATCATCGCTTCATTGAATGTATCCGAGATCGCCGAAGACGAACTTGCGGCCGGGATGGCGTTGACCGTGCGTCGATCGAATACCGATACGCAAACCTCTATGATCGTGCAGGTCGCTGGCGATCCGAGTGGAAGTTTGGGGATCGGATCGACGGTCACGATTCCGGCGGGACAGCAACAGGTGGTGATTCCGCTGGCTGGCGAGGACGACACGCTTCAGCAGGGGCCGCGAACGTTCGAACTGAGCTTCACCGCCGACGCTTACCTGTCCGGTGCGGCGGAGCTCTTGATCCGCGATGACGAACCGGCGTTCTATCAAAATCCCGACAATCCGTTGGATGTCAATGGCGACACGTTTATCACGCCGATCGATGCACTGCGGATTCTCAATAGTTTGAATCTCAATGGAGGTTCACGTCGGCTCGATCCTGTGACCGAGCCGCTGGGGACCAGTTTTTTTGACACCAACGGCGATTATCAATTGACGCCACTCGACGCATTGATCGTGATCAATGCGATCGGGCGCCAGGCGACTGGGGAGGCGGCACTGACCGCGGAGAAACGCGACGAAGAATTATGGGCCGTCGATATCGATTGGCTGCTGGATTTGGAAAACCGCGATCTCTAA
- a CDS encoding agmatine deiminase family protein — MTQPLPSVRWPAEWEPQDALWLSWPHNRETWPGLYEPVPKAFTALARQIALATPVRVLAGSKVAGEAERALDGIANLELVDVETNDCWIRDYGPTFVQAADGSLAGVDWRYNSWGGKYPPWDRDAAAAEKILKQIGVNRIPSTLCLEGGAIETDGAGRLLLTPDCVLTETRNPGCDKAQVEAELSEKLGVREFIWLTGGGLIGDDTDGHIDQLARFVDPENLVIASCEPSDPNYPALEANYQQLQRWAEQADGNFQVHRLPIPSPREVDGQRVPECYCNFLISGAQVLVPTFADPKSDRLAVAIVRNLMPQHDVVPLDASALSWGLGAFHCMSQQQPSPHVSN, encoded by the coding sequence ATGACGCAGCCCCTTCCATCCGTTCGCTGGCCCGCCGAATGGGAACCGCAAGATGCTCTTTGGCTCTCCTGGCCACACAACCGTGAGACCTGGCCGGGCCTTTATGAACCGGTCCCGAAAGCTTTCACCGCCCTCGCCCGACAGATCGCATTGGCGACTCCGGTTCGCGTTTTAGCGGGATCGAAGGTCGCCGGGGAAGCCGAACGCGCCCTCGACGGGATTGCGAACCTGGAACTTGTCGACGTCGAGACGAACGATTGTTGGATCCGCGATTACGGACCGACCTTTGTCCAGGCTGCCGATGGTTCGCTGGCCGGCGTCGATTGGCGCTACAATTCCTGGGGGGGGAAGTATCCACCCTGGGATCGCGACGCCGCCGCGGCTGAAAAAATCCTGAAACAGATCGGTGTCAATCGGATTCCCTCGACGCTCTGTCTCGAAGGTGGAGCTATCGAAACCGATGGCGCCGGGCGTTTGTTGCTGACTCCCGATTGCGTCCTCACCGAGACGCGAAACCCGGGCTGCGACAAGGCTCAGGTCGAAGCGGAGCTCTCCGAAAAGCTGGGCGTGCGCGAATTCATCTGGCTCACCGGCGGCGGGCTGATCGGCGACGATACCGATGGGCATATCGATCAGCTGGCCCGGTTTGTCGATCCCGAAAACCTGGTGATCGCATCGTGTGAGCCGAGCGATCCGAACTACCCAGCTCTGGAGGCGAATTACCAGCAATTGCAGCGTTGGGCGGAACAAGCCGACGGGAATTTCCAAGTCCATCGCCTGCCGATCCCCTCGCCTCGCGAAGTGGATGGTCAGCGGGTGCCGGAATGTTATTGCAATTTTTTGATCAGCGGGGCTCAAGTTCTCGTGCCGACGTTTGCCGATCCTAAATCGGATCGTCTGGCTGTGGCGATCGTTCGCAATCTGATGCCGCAACACGACGTTGTGCCATTGGATGCCTCGGCGCTCAGCTGGGGGCTGGGAGCGTTTCATTGCATGAGCCAACAACAGCCAAGCCCGCATGTGTCGAACTAA